In the genome of Oxobacter pfennigii, one region contains:
- the tnpA gene encoding IS66 family insertion sequence element accessory protein TnpA yields MDKITHEMRLMQWKPIISECRSSGMTIKSWCLQNNVNEKLFYYWQRRVREDAYEVIKKAQFNNKPNFIELPVPAADYSGKASPFTADMIIHIGNSVLELSNTVSEELLLKVLKAISDVK; encoded by the coding sequence ATGAAATGCGATTAATGCAATGGAAACCAATCATAAGCGAATGCCGCAGCAGTGGCATGACAATAAAATCTTGGTGTCTTCAAAACAATGTTAATGAAAAGCTGTTCTACTACTGGCAGCGCCGTGTAAGAGAAGATGCTTATGAAGTTATCAAAAAAGCTCAATTTAATAATAAGCCGAACTTTATAGAGCTCCCGGTTCCTGCTGCTGATTATTCTGGAAAAGCTTCACCCTTTACGGCAGATATGATTATTCATATAGGAAATAGTGTATTGGAACTTTCTAATACCGTTTCAGAAGAACTGCTTTTAAAAGTTTTGAAGGCGATATCCGATGTTAAATGA